The DNA window CTCCGAGCTCTCTGCACATCAGTGCGGCCGGTGGGGGTCCAGGTCATCGGAAGCGGCGGACCCTCGTAGCCCCAGATATGAACCTGTCTCTGGACCAGAGTGAAGGATCCCTGCTGTCTGATGATTTACTAGACACGCCGGACGATCTGGACATTAACGTTGATGACATTGAAACTCCCGATGAGACGGACTCCCTGGAGTTCATCACCAACGGCAACGACTTAGAATGGGAAGGTTGGTTTAGGAAGCATTTGCTACAGCTGTCTTTATACAACGATCTTTAGCCTTTACCGTTGGTCCTATTTAAAGGTAAATTATATTAGGCTTAGTTATACAAATATATTGGTGCTGTCCAGcgaaaatcttgtatctccatttttggggttttgactttttgacataatgtgaatctgccaattgttctttacatctttgtttcaaaatgttatgacgaatggatcaatagaaatgctctgaaaaatgactatatatatatatacatatatatatatatacagtaatatacaCACTGTAGGTACACTTCCACTCATGATCCACTTTACAGGTCCACTATATAGGTGTACAGTTACTCTGCAACACAACACTGTAGCCCATGTGTTGCTGCACGATTTGACAGCCCCCCACTCTATCCTAtcaaaatcttgtatctccatttttgcggttttgactttttgacataatgtgaatctgccaattgttctttacattgtttcaaaTTTTTTTGacgaatggatcaatagaaatgctccaaaatttattAGAgaccactatatatatatatataaccctaaccctaaccctaaccctgaccctaaacccttaccctaaccctaaccctaaccctaaccccataTATGTATACCTACAGTAATATACACACTGTAGGTACACTTCCACTCATGATCCACTTTACAGGTCCACTATATAGGTGTACTGTTACTCACTGAAGCCCATgtgttgctgcacaatttaaCAGCCCCCACTTTACCCTattcatcactggtcagttAAGTGTGGTCATCATTGACCACATGACCACTCTTGACCACTTAATATTATATAAGTATTCTCTGCATATCACTGACACTGGTACATGGGAGGCAGGCACACCACAAACATCCAGACATAAGCGTTGATGAAGAGGATAACTAACACAAACAGATGGGATgcagtctctaactgtacaccagcaaggtggggggtggtgggggtttTAATAAAACCAGTGAGAGTATAAATAATGTGTATTCGTATTGTTATTATCCATTAACCTTTCTAGTTTCCTTTGTGCTGTCTCCAGATGACACGCCGGTGGCCTCTGCCAAAACAGGCCCTGCTGACGGAGCCGACGACGTGGGGGAGGACACAGGAAACGGCCGGCTGTGGAGGACGATAATCATCGGAGAGCAGGAACATCGCATCGACATGCAGGTCATTCGGCCATACGTGCGGGTTATCTCTCACGGAGGTCAGTCCACATGTGTCCAGTTTGGTTTGTGATGTGTTCTctgttgtgtgttttctgtggtGACACTGCTTTCATGCTGCCGCCTCCTGACCTGCAGGTTACTATGGTGAGGGGCTGAATGCCATCATCGTGTTCTCAGCATGCTACCTGCCCGACAGCAGCTGCCCAGACTATCATTACATCATGGAGAACCTCtttctgtgagtgtgtggtggtggtattGTACATTGGCAGTGTTAggttagtgtatatagtgtgcatagcatcacttatcttttagttttttatactAACACACCTCATATCAGTGCTCTGTGGGAGatttcttacaccttacaatctttctgtttcttttatttatttatttatttattgcttgtGTTTCTATCCCCTTCTGCTACTACACTATATTTGCCagtatctttcagcttgtcgacaaatgcacgtgtacagtcGTCCACGATGCAGAATTAATAGCATAGTTTGTATTTACGGTAGG is part of the Salminus brasiliensis chromosome 17, fSalBra1.hap2, whole genome shotgun sequence genome and encodes:
- the atcaya gene encoding caytaxin isoform X2, whose translation is MESSCALGEERTSPPSSLHISAAGGGPGHRKRRTLVAPDMNLSLDQSEGSLLSDDLLDTPDDLDINVDDIETPDETDSLEFITNGNDLEWEDDTPVASAKTGPADGADDVGEDTGNGRLWRTIIIGEQEHRIDMQVIRPYVRVISHGGYYGEGLNAIIVFSACYLPDSSCPDYHYIMENLFLYVVSSLEMLVAEDYLIIYMNGGTPRSKMPGISWLKKCYQMIDRRLRKNLKSLIIAHPSWFIRTVLAISRPFISVKFMNKIRYVHSLEELEQIVPMEHIHIPECVIQFDDERIKARKERMEQEERDSQPQEQQECTKTDRPATTTAEEPVL